Proteins encoded together in one Tripterygium wilfordii isolate XIE 37 chromosome 14, ASM1340144v1, whole genome shotgun sequence window:
- the LOC120015076 gene encoding splicing factor U2af large subunit A-like isoform X2, whose protein sequence is MRSTSRQKEIYGKTKQSPGNFNEGTAARTRPFNFDEIMARRKDKKLSENVKVGVGASEPVNISTVGIVENVSSHYRSETDNGGVKGSSLTHEKPLLEEFVEAGFREKDKQKFTKDDSSTRRKHRGDYDSETKSMSKMIKDVSNKAKEVTDKTIHGRGRFDNPLSDKETAKKRSRDVNKKDGHADKNRGESERGSKRNYPNGGNEKHRERIAPKKHDRETKQESEISERRERKELSKVYNEELRLKRRRSKSREREGRKRRSVSHSPKSRKHTSHQRLEHGEMSTHSFKDRSGQKHSDVDRRRVTSNGLTSYHRRHGGSSSGLGGYSPRKRRSEAAMKTPSPIHHSPEKKAGKSTGTGTSVPGSVASDLQASNQTISSNILEVTSTVPIASTSTKLLSAVSPSVLSNKESGPIDSIQLTQATRPMRRLYVENIPASASEKAVMECFNNLLCTSGVNYIEGAQPCISCAIHKEKGQALLEFLTPENASAALSFDGTSFAGSILKIRRPKDFVEVTGEQGKSMAAIDLVSDVVKDSPHKIFIGGISKSVSPKMLMEIVSAFGRLKAYHFEVVKDLNEACAFLEYVDKSVTLKACAGLNGMKLGGRVITAVRAISDASALETSGDLPFYGIPGHAKPLLEQPTPVLKLKNVLNSEALSSLSELELEEVIEDVRLECARFGTVKSVNVVKLHEGCMLMSEACKINDKTECDESQQILGNEETDLKGGSSEEAIDQFSGGNSGAESLDGTRGMLEVDEVLESSGINHERPDRMEDVPCEPGGLDHDIDVEALAGKSTLGSFAQEALLQPNTPREESDLRDNEVSVGMEGGNSGVETKLVIREEGTRENDSVDVSEASGKFDNDDQDRSSLERMFEPGGVFVEYGRTEASCTAAHSLYGRLFDDRIVTVEYVPHHLYRARFPK, encoded by the exons atgaggAGCACTAGCCGGCAGAAAGAAATATATGGAAAAACTAAGCAGTCCCCTGGGAACTTCAATGAGGGAACTGCTGCTCGAACAAGACCCTTTAACTTTGATGAGATCATGGCTAGAAGGAAAGACAAGAAATTATCTGAAAATGTCAAAGTGGGAGTGGGAGCTAGTGAACCAGTGAATATATCAACAGTTGGCATTGTTGAAAATGTTTCCAGTCATTATAGATCTGAAACAGATAATGGAGGTGTTAAAGGTTCATCCTTGACACATGAAAAGCCCTTGTTGGAGGAATTTGTAGAGGCAGGTTTCAGAGAGAAAGATAAGCAAAAGTTTACGAAGGATGATAGTTCAACTAGAAGGAAACACAGAGGAGATTATGATTCAGAAACTAAATCAATGAGCAAAATGATAAAAGACGTAAGCAATAAAGCAAAAGAGGTGACCGATAAAACAATTCATGGCCGGGGAAGATTTGACAACCCGTTAAGTGATAAGGAAACTGCAAAGAAGCGTTCAAGAGATGTAAATAAGAAGGATGGACATGCAGACAAAAATAGAGGAGAATCTGAAAGAGGAAGCAAGAGAAATTACCCAAATGGAGGTAATGagaaacacagagagagaataGCCCCAAAGAAACATGATCGAGAAACAAAGCAAGAATCTGAAATTTCTgagagaagggaaaggaaggagTTGTCAAAAGTTTATAATGAAGAATTAAGGTTGAAAAGAAGGCGATCAAAGAGTCGAGAGCGTGAAGGCAGGAAAAGGAGGTCTGTTTCACATTCACCCAAGTCACGCAAACATACTTCTCATCAGAGGCTAGAGCATGGGGAGATGTCCACACATTCTTTTAAGGATAGGTCTGGACAAAAGCATTCTGATGTTGACAGGAGGAGGGTAACGAGCAATGGTTTGACTAGCTACCATAGGCGACACGGTGGGTCATCTAGTGGGCTTGGTGGCTATTCaccaaggaagagaagaagtgaAGCTGCTATGAAAACTCCTTCCCCAATTCATCACTCACCTGAGAAGAAAGCTGGTAAATCTACCGGAACAGGTACATCAGTCCCTGGTTCAGTCGCTTCTGATTTGCAAGCATCAAACCAAACTATATCCTCAAATATCCTTGAAGTTACCAGTACTGTTCCTATCGCTTCAACTTCAACGAAGCTCCTTTCTGCTGTTTCACCCAGTGTTTTATCAAATAAGGAGAGTGGTCCGATTGACTCTATTCAGCTAACACAAGCCACCCGTCCTATGAGGAGGCTCTATGTAGAAAATATTCCTGCTTCTGCTTCTGAGAAGGCTGTGATGGAgtgttttaataatttattgtgTACTTCTGGTGTTAATTATATTGAAGGAGCCCAACCATGTATCAGTTGTGCG ATTCACAAAGAGAAGGGCCAAGCTCTGCTAGAATTTCTTACTCCTGAGAATGCTTCAGCTGCCCTTTCTTTTGATGGCACTTCATTCGCAGGCTCCATTCTCAAAATTAGACGTCCCAAAGACTTTGTTGAAGTG ACTGGTGAACAAGGAAAATCCATGGCTGCTATTGATTTGGTCAGTGATGTTGTGAAAGACTCTCCTCATAAG ATATTCATTGGTGGAATCTCAAAGTCAGTCTCGCCTAAGATG CTTATGGAGATCGTTAGTGCATTTGGACGTTTGAAGGCATACCATTTTGAAGTTGTTAAGGATCTTAATGAAGCATGTGCTTTTCTGGAG TATGTTGACAAATCAGTTACTCTGAAAGCTTGTGCGGGATTAAATGGCATGAAGTTAGGAGGGAGAGTAATAACTGCAGTTCGAGCAATTTCAGATGCATCAGCATTG GAAACAAGTGGAGACCTACCATTCTATGGGATCCCTGGACATGCTAAACCACTTCTTGAGCAGCCCACTCCAGTTCTGAAGCTGAAGAATGTG TTAAATTCAGAAGCGCTTTCATCCCTGTCTGAACTCGAACTGGAAGAAGTTATCGAAGATGTACGATTAGAGTGTGCCAG GTTTGGCACAGTTAAATCTGTTAATGTTGTCAAGCTTCATGAAGGCTGTATGCTCATGTCAGAAGCTTGCAAAATTAATGACAAAACAGAATGTGATGAGAGCCAGCAAATTTTAGGCAATGAAGAAACAGATTTGAAAGGAGGGTCTTCAGAAGAAGCCATTGACCAGTTCTCTGGAGGAAATAGTGGAGCGGAGTCTCTGGATGGCACCAGAGGAATGTTGGAAGTTGATGAAGTTTTAGAAAGCAGTGGCATCAATCATGAGAGGCCCGACCGTATGGAGGATGTGCCATGTGAGCCAGGTGGACTTGATCATGACATTGATGTTGAAGCCCTAGCTGGCAAGAGCACATTGGGATCATTTGCTCAAGAAGCTCTTCTGCAGCCAAATACACCAAGAGAGGAATCAGACCTTAGAGACAATGAGGTAAGCGTGGGTATGGAAGGTGGCAACAGTGGTGTGGAAACCAAATTAGTCATTCGAGAAGAGGGAACTCGTGAAAATGATAGTGTGGATGTATCTGAGGCTTCTGGCAAGTTTGACAATGATGATCAGGATCGTAGTAGTCTCGAACGCATGTTTGAGCCGGGCGGTGTTTTTGTTGAGTATGGAAGAACAGAGGCTTCTTGCACAGCAGCACATAGTTTGTATGGGAGGCTGTTCGATGACCGCATTGTGACAGTGGAATATGTACCTCACCATCTCTACCGGGCAAGGTTTCCGAAATGA
- the LOC120015136 gene encoding protein NPGR2-like — MRIKNWINKWGFDIRGRLEKMMKCIRSGERLKVEDLNSSSESLATRDYSVSGFSSRAGEVETKVDNGNIEEAESSLRESGYLNYEEARALLGRLEYQRGNVEGALQVFEGIDIAAVTSRMKFSLSRRCEQNKRRSQSDAAPLMSMHAICLLLEAIFLKSKSLQGLGRFIDAAQSCKVILDTVESALPDGLPDNFSTDNKLQEILSKAVELLPELWKLAGSPQEVILSYRQALLYYWNLDTATKATLEKEFAVFLLYSGADASPPNLGSQMEGSFVPRNNIEEAILLLLILLRKFALKRIRWDPSIIDHLTFALSISGDLRLLAHQIEELLPGILERKEKYCTMALAHYGEGDNMVALNLLRNLLNNRENPGCILELLTASKICGENVIYVEEGINYVCKALEELHGKCAQMVSIGHCFLGLLRSAQARSAASDSERTLKQSEALEALEIGDKKMRERDPYIIHHLCLENAEQRKLDAALYYAKQLLKLEAGSTVKGYILLARILSAQKQFVNAANVINAALDQTGKWDQGELLQTKAKLQIAQGQLKNAVETYTHLLAILQVRAKSLGAAKKLLKNRGKHDRSLEMETWHDLSNVYISLSQLRDAEVCLLKSEAINPHSASRWHSTGLLNEAKGFHQEALNSFRKALDVEPTHVPSLISTACILRKLGGQSTPVIRGFLTDALRFDRTNSSAWYNLGLLYKADASVSVLETAECFEAAALLEESTPVEPFR, encoded by the exons ATGAGAATCAAGAATTGGATAAATAAGTGGGGATTTGACATTCGAGGGAGGCTGGAGAAGATGATGAAGTGCATTCGTTCAGGTGAGCGGTTAAAGGTAGAGGACTTGAATTCTTCATCCGAGTCCCTGGCTACTCGAGACTATTCAGTAAGTGGTTTTTCTTCTCGAGCTGGCGAAGTGGAAACAAAGGTCGACAACGGCAATATTGAAGAAGCAGAGTCGTCTCTTCGTGAGAGTGGTTACCTGAACTATGAG GAAGCTAGAGCTTTATTGGGAAGGCTCGAATATCAGAGAGGTAATGTGGAAGGTGCTCTTCAGGTATTTGAGGGAATTGACATTGCTGCTGTGACTTCGAGGATGAAATTTTCCCTTTCTAGAAGATGTGAACAAAACAAACGTCGTTCTCAAAGTGATGCTGCTCCACTCATGTCTATGCATGCTATCTGTTTACTTCTCGAGGCTATTTttctaaaatcaaaatcattgcAGGGTCTCGGGAGGTTTATAG ATGCTGCTCAATCATGCAAAGTAATTTTGGACACTGTTGAATCAGCATTACCAGATGGTCTTCCTGATAACTTCTCCACAGATAATAAATTACAGGAGATTCTAAGCAAAGCTGTTGAATTGCTTCCAGAATTATGGAAGCTTGCCGGATCTCCCCAAGAAGTCATATTATCATACAGGCAGGCCCTTCTTTATTATTGGAATCTTGACACTGCAACTAAAGCAACTCTCGAGAAGGAATTTGCAGTTTTTCTTTTGTACAGTGGAGCTGATGCGAGTCCTCCGAATCTAGGCTCGCAGATGGAAGGTTCATTCGTGCCAAGGAACAACATAGAAGAGGCTATTCTCTTGTTATTGATACTACTTAGAAAATTTGCTCTCAAAAGGATCCGATGGGACCCGTCAATCATAGATCACCTTACATTTGCTCTATCAATTTCAGGGGATTTAAGGCTATTAGCTCATCAGATAGAGGAGTTACTTCCTGGAATTttggaaaggaaggaaaaatacTGCACCATGGCTCTCGCTCATTATGGTGAAGGTGATAACATGGTTGCCTTGAATCTTCTTAGGAATTTGTTAAACAACAGAGAGAATCCAGGCTGCATTCTAGAATTATTGACGGCTTCAAAAATTTGTGGGGAAAACGTGATTTATGTTGAAGAAGGCATAAATTATGTTTGTAAAGCGCTCGAGGAATTGCATGGGAAATGTGCACAGATGGTGAGCATTGGACACTGCTTTCTGGGACTGTTACGGTCAGCCCAAGCTAGGTCGGCTGCTTCTGATTCCGAGAGGACGTTGAAGCAATCTGAAGCGCTTGAGGCACTAGAAATTGGAGATAAAAAAATGAGGGAAAGAGATCCATATATTATACACCATCTTTGTCTGGAAAATGCTGAGCAGAGGAAATTGGATGCCGCACTTTATTATGCAAAGCAGCTTTTGAAACTTGAGGCGGGATCTACTGTTAAAGGATATATCCTTTTGGCTCGCATATTGTCTGCCCAAAAGCAGTTTGTTAATGCTGCGAATGTAATTAATGCTGCTTTAGATCAAACTGGGAAATGGGACCAAGGAGAACTCTTGCAAACTAAAGCTAAGCTCCAGATTGCACAAGGTCAATTAAAAAATGCTGTAGAAACATATACTCATCTTCTTGCTATTCTTCAAGTTCGGGCTAAAAGCTTGGGTGCAGCGAAGAAGCTTCTAAAG AATAGGGGAAAACATGATAGAAGTCTGGAAATGGAAACATGGCATGATTTATCTAACGTATACATAAGCTTGTCTCAACTGCGGGATGCTGAGGTCTGTCTTTTGAAGTCTGAGGCCATCAATCCTCATTCGGCTTCTAGATGGCACTCTACTG GATTGCTTAATGAAGCAAAGGGCTTCCACCAAGAAGCTCTAAACTCGTTCAGAAAGGCGTTAGATGTTGAACCTACGCATGTCCCAAGCTTGATATCCACTGCTTGCATCCTCAGAAAGCTTGGCGGCCAGTCTACGCCTGTCATTAGAGGCTTCCTCACTGATGCACTACGATTCGACAGAACAAATTCCTCTGCATGGTACAATCTTGGCCTTCTGTACAAGGCTGATGCTAGTGTCTCGGTACTGGAAACAGCCGAATGCTTCGAAGCAGCAGCTCTCCTTGAAGAATCTACACCCGTTGAGCCTTTCAGATGA
- the LOC120015076 gene encoding splicing factor U2af large subunit A-like isoform X1 gives MRSTSRQKEIYGKTKQSPGNFNEGTAARTRPFNFDEIMARRKDKKLSENVKVGVGASEPVNISTVGIVENVSSHYRSETDNGGVKGSSLTHEKPLLEEFVEAGFREKDKQKFTKDDSSTRRKHRGDYDSETKSMSKMIKDVSNKAKEVTDKTIHGRGRFDNPLSDKETAKKRSRDVNKKDGHADKNRGESERGSKRNYPNGGNEKHRERIAPKKHDRETKQESEISERRERKELSKVYNEELRLKRRRSKSREREGRKRRSVSHSPKSRKHTSHQRLEHGEMSTHSFKDRSGQKHSDVDRRRVTSNGLTSYHRRHGGSSSGLGGYSPRKRRSEAAMKTPSPIHHSPEKKAGKSTGTGTSVPGSVASDLQASNQTISSNILEVTSTVPIASTSTKLLSAVSPSVLSNKESGPIDSIQLTQATRPMRRLYVENIPASASEKAVMECFNNLLCTSGVNYIEGAQPCISCAIHKEKGQALLEFLTPENASAALSFDGTSFAGSILKIRRPKDFVEVVTGEQGKSMAAIDLVSDVVKDSPHKIFIGGISKSVSPKMLMEIVSAFGRLKAYHFEVVKDLNEACAFLEYVDKSVTLKACAGLNGMKLGGRVITAVRAISDASALETSGDLPFYGIPGHAKPLLEQPTPVLKLKNVLNSEALSSLSELELEEVIEDVRLECARFGTVKSVNVVKLHEGCMLMSEACKINDKTECDESQQILGNEETDLKGGSSEEAIDQFSGGNSGAESLDGTRGMLEVDEVLESSGINHERPDRMEDVPCEPGGLDHDIDVEALAGKSTLGSFAQEALLQPNTPREESDLRDNEVSVGMEGGNSGVETKLVIREEGTRENDSVDVSEASGKFDNDDQDRSSLERMFEPGGVFVEYGRTEASCTAAHSLYGRLFDDRIVTVEYVPHHLYRARFPK, from the exons atgaggAGCACTAGCCGGCAGAAAGAAATATATGGAAAAACTAAGCAGTCCCCTGGGAACTTCAATGAGGGAACTGCTGCTCGAACAAGACCCTTTAACTTTGATGAGATCATGGCTAGAAGGAAAGACAAGAAATTATCTGAAAATGTCAAAGTGGGAGTGGGAGCTAGTGAACCAGTGAATATATCAACAGTTGGCATTGTTGAAAATGTTTCCAGTCATTATAGATCTGAAACAGATAATGGAGGTGTTAAAGGTTCATCCTTGACACATGAAAAGCCCTTGTTGGAGGAATTTGTAGAGGCAGGTTTCAGAGAGAAAGATAAGCAAAAGTTTACGAAGGATGATAGTTCAACTAGAAGGAAACACAGAGGAGATTATGATTCAGAAACTAAATCAATGAGCAAAATGATAAAAGACGTAAGCAATAAAGCAAAAGAGGTGACCGATAAAACAATTCATGGCCGGGGAAGATTTGACAACCCGTTAAGTGATAAGGAAACTGCAAAGAAGCGTTCAAGAGATGTAAATAAGAAGGATGGACATGCAGACAAAAATAGAGGAGAATCTGAAAGAGGAAGCAAGAGAAATTACCCAAATGGAGGTAATGagaaacacagagagagaataGCCCCAAAGAAACATGATCGAGAAACAAAGCAAGAATCTGAAATTTCTgagagaagggaaaggaaggagTTGTCAAAAGTTTATAATGAAGAATTAAGGTTGAAAAGAAGGCGATCAAAGAGTCGAGAGCGTGAAGGCAGGAAAAGGAGGTCTGTTTCACATTCACCCAAGTCACGCAAACATACTTCTCATCAGAGGCTAGAGCATGGGGAGATGTCCACACATTCTTTTAAGGATAGGTCTGGACAAAAGCATTCTGATGTTGACAGGAGGAGGGTAACGAGCAATGGTTTGACTAGCTACCATAGGCGACACGGTGGGTCATCTAGTGGGCTTGGTGGCTATTCaccaaggaagagaagaagtgaAGCTGCTATGAAAACTCCTTCCCCAATTCATCACTCACCTGAGAAGAAAGCTGGTAAATCTACCGGAACAGGTACATCAGTCCCTGGTTCAGTCGCTTCTGATTTGCAAGCATCAAACCAAACTATATCCTCAAATATCCTTGAAGTTACCAGTACTGTTCCTATCGCTTCAACTTCAACGAAGCTCCTTTCTGCTGTTTCACCCAGTGTTTTATCAAATAAGGAGAGTGGTCCGATTGACTCTATTCAGCTAACACAAGCCACCCGTCCTATGAGGAGGCTCTATGTAGAAAATATTCCTGCTTCTGCTTCTGAGAAGGCTGTGATGGAgtgttttaataatttattgtgTACTTCTGGTGTTAATTATATTGAAGGAGCCCAACCATGTATCAGTTGTGCG ATTCACAAAGAGAAGGGCCAAGCTCTGCTAGAATTTCTTACTCCTGAGAATGCTTCAGCTGCCCTTTCTTTTGATGGCACTTCATTCGCAGGCTCCATTCTCAAAATTAGACGTCCCAAAGACTTTGTTGAAGTGGTA ACTGGTGAACAAGGAAAATCCATGGCTGCTATTGATTTGGTCAGTGATGTTGTGAAAGACTCTCCTCATAAG ATATTCATTGGTGGAATCTCAAAGTCAGTCTCGCCTAAGATG CTTATGGAGATCGTTAGTGCATTTGGACGTTTGAAGGCATACCATTTTGAAGTTGTTAAGGATCTTAATGAAGCATGTGCTTTTCTGGAG TATGTTGACAAATCAGTTACTCTGAAAGCTTGTGCGGGATTAAATGGCATGAAGTTAGGAGGGAGAGTAATAACTGCAGTTCGAGCAATTTCAGATGCATCAGCATTG GAAACAAGTGGAGACCTACCATTCTATGGGATCCCTGGACATGCTAAACCACTTCTTGAGCAGCCCACTCCAGTTCTGAAGCTGAAGAATGTG TTAAATTCAGAAGCGCTTTCATCCCTGTCTGAACTCGAACTGGAAGAAGTTATCGAAGATGTACGATTAGAGTGTGCCAG GTTTGGCACAGTTAAATCTGTTAATGTTGTCAAGCTTCATGAAGGCTGTATGCTCATGTCAGAAGCTTGCAAAATTAATGACAAAACAGAATGTGATGAGAGCCAGCAAATTTTAGGCAATGAAGAAACAGATTTGAAAGGAGGGTCTTCAGAAGAAGCCATTGACCAGTTCTCTGGAGGAAATAGTGGAGCGGAGTCTCTGGATGGCACCAGAGGAATGTTGGAAGTTGATGAAGTTTTAGAAAGCAGTGGCATCAATCATGAGAGGCCCGACCGTATGGAGGATGTGCCATGTGAGCCAGGTGGACTTGATCATGACATTGATGTTGAAGCCCTAGCTGGCAAGAGCACATTGGGATCATTTGCTCAAGAAGCTCTTCTGCAGCCAAATACACCAAGAGAGGAATCAGACCTTAGAGACAATGAGGTAAGCGTGGGTATGGAAGGTGGCAACAGTGGTGTGGAAACCAAATTAGTCATTCGAGAAGAGGGAACTCGTGAAAATGATAGTGTGGATGTATCTGAGGCTTCTGGCAAGTTTGACAATGATGATCAGGATCGTAGTAGTCTCGAACGCATGTTTGAGCCGGGCGGTGTTTTTGTTGAGTATGGAAGAACAGAGGCTTCTTGCACAGCAGCACATAGTTTGTATGGGAGGCTGTTCGATGACCGCATTGTGACAGTGGAATATGTACCTCACCATCTCTACCGGGCAAGGTTTCCGAAATGA
- the LOC120014232 gene encoding uncharacterized protein LOC120014232, with protein sequence MGEGGKRRQIIPSLMPSFAHSDDNYDSIVPLDLCCPIYSCHFCGALYWHAERVKSGSKTNPRFTICCSGGSVVLPLLRDTPAFLDYLLDLTHAGFVKLFRESIRIYNSMFAFTSTGAKVDAAINNGSGVYVYRINGQNHHRIGSLLPQLGKKPSYAQLYVFDTENEVSNRMSLFPSAAHVGGIDQGTVSELVKLLDECNEIVKAFRMVRDRFDQSGVVSVRLRLLERRARDGVQYNLPTSSELAALIVDDFGQHSEGRDNIVEHINSGLQRISELHPSFMAMQYPILFPFGEDGYRVDLKRNLGRCRLYGKRDRITMREYYAFRLQHRINEAKTLLRGGRLLQQYIVDAFCSVEEMRLRFVMDNQKQLRVEMYRGIQDALLRGDTNTNDVGKRIILPSSFTAGPRYMIQNYHDAMAICKVYGHPDLFITFTCNSQWPEIPNALKLIEGQRPEDRPDIVSRVFKMKVIELLNDIRKKMIFGDALACVHTIEFQKRGLSHVHILVWLSSSHKNPSASKIDLLISAEIPDKTIHLLAFNTVSKFMMHGPCGIDNHLSPCMLNGNCSKHFPKEFLSNTIVGKDNVPRYRRRNDGVSTIKNGVPLDNRHVLPQDVNLIVKYQAHINVEWCLDRARAVIEEEFQGDSFASDGENTCKIIDEIKLYLDCRYVSAYEAVWRLFEFQIHYRYPSVERLVIHLPDMNSIIFGEDKDLRFIGHVEDLGKTMFTEWMATNSNFPDARELTYVLFPTRWVWNGGQGNGTRHWERLNIGQLLHNSGNFL encoded by the exons ATGGGGGAGGGAGGTAAGAGGAGGCAGATTATCCCCTCTTTGATGCCGTCGTTTGCTCATTCTGACGATAATTATGATTCCATTGTGCCACTAGATCTTTGTTGTCCCATTTATAGCTGTCATTTTTGTGGAGCTTTGTATTGGCATGCTGAACGTGTTAAATCTGGTTCTAAAACTAATCCTAGATTCACTATTTGTTGTAGTGGGGGGTCGGTTGTTCTTCCATTGTTAAGAGATACCCCTGCTTTTCTTGATTATCTACTAGATTTAACTCATGCTGGTTTTGTTAAGTTGTTTCGTGAAAGCATAAGAATATATAATTCTATGTTTGCTTTCACTTCAACTGGCGCTAAGGTAGACGCTGCCATTAACAATGGATCAGGGGTTTATGTTTATAGGATTAATGGGCAAAATCATCATAGGATAGGTTCTCTTCTCCCTCAACTTGGTAAAAAACCATCATATGCCCAACTATATGTTTTTGACACTGAGAATGAGGTTAGTAATAGGATGTCATTGTTTCCATCTGCTGCTCATGTTGGTGGTATAGATCAGGGGACTGTTTCCGAATTGGTTAAATTACTTGATGAATGTAATGAGATTGTTAAAGCTTTCAGGATGGTTAGGGATAGATTCGATCAAAGTGGCGTTGTTTCAGTGCGATTGAGATTACTTGAGAGGAGAGCACGAGATGGTGTTCAATATAACTTACCTACCTCTTCTGAACTCGCTGCTTTGATTGTGGATGATTTTGGTCAACACTCTGAGGGTAGAGACAATATAGTCGAGCATATAAATTCTGGGTTGCAGCGTATTAGTGAACTGCATCCCAGCTTCATGGCAATGCAATATcctattttgtttccatttggGGAAGATGGCTATAGGGTTgatcttaaacgaaatttagGCCGTTGTCGTCTATATGGTAAGAGAGATCGAATAACAATGAGGGAATATTATGCATTTAGGTTGCAACATCGGATTAATGAAGCGAAGACATTATTAAGGGGAGGCCGTCTTCTTCAACAATACATTGTCGATGCCTTTTGTTCTGTTGAGGAGATGCGTTTACGGTTTGTGATGGATAATCAAAAGCAACTTAGAGTTGAAATGTATAGGGGGATTCAAGATGCATTACTTAGAGGTGATACGAACACAAATGATGTTGGAAAGCGTATTATTTTGCCATCAAGTTTTACAGCCGGTCCTAGGTATATGATCCAAAATTATCATGATGCAATGGCTATTTGTAAGGTTTATGGACACCCTGATCTATTTATTACGTTTACATGTAATTCCCAGTGGCCTGAGATCCCAAATGCATTAAAATTGATTGAAGGTCAGCGTCCTGAAGACAGGCCTGATATTGTCAGTCGTGTATTTAAGATGAAGGTTATTGAACTCCTGAATGATATTAGGAAAAAGATGATATTTGGTGATGCTCTCGCTTGTGTTCACACAATAGAATTTCAAAAGAGAGGATTGTCGCATGTGCACATTCTTGTATGGTTGTCTTCATCTCATAAAAATCCAAGCGCATCAAAAATAGATCTTTTGATTTCAGCTGAAATACCAGATAAAACCATTCATCTGCTTGCATTTAACACAGTTTCTAAATTTATGATGCATGGTCCTTGTGGTATAGATAATCATTTATCGCCATGTATGCTTAACGGAAACTGTTCAAAACACTTTCCTAAAGAATTTCTGTCGAATACAATTGTTGGTAAAGACAATGTTCCACGTTATAGAAGGAGAAATGACGGTGTGTCTACTATAAAAAATGGTGTTCCCTTGGATAATAGGCATGTACTTCCTCAAGATGTTAATCTCATTGTGAAATATCAGGCACATATTAATGTTGAGTGGT GTCTGGATAGGGCAAGGGCAGTGATTGAAGAGGAATTTCAAGGTGATTCCTTTGCTTCTGATGGTGAAAATACATGTAAAATTATTGATGAGATCAAACTATATTTGGATTGTCGATATGTGAGTGCATATGAAGCTGTATGGAGATTATTTGAGTTCCAAATACATTATAGATATCCATCAGTAGAACGACTAGTTATTCATCTTCCAGACAtgaattctattatttttggtgAAGATAAGGACCTACGGTTTATTGGACATGTAGAAGATCTTGGAAAGACAATGTTTACTGAATGGATGGCCACTAATTCAAACTTTCCAGATGCACGTGAATTAACATATGTTTTATTCCCTACACGATGGGTTTGGAATGGCGGACAAGGGAATGGGACGAGGCATTGGGAGAGGCTGAACATTGGGCAACTGCTCCACAACTCAGGCAACTTTTTATGA